One genomic region from Osmerus mordax isolate fOsmMor3 chromosome 4, fOsmMor3.pri, whole genome shotgun sequence encodes:
- the atp2b1b gene encoding plasma membrane calcium-transporting ATPase 4 isoform X3: protein MANNSFRGSKRGRHAEANHDGDFSVSLKDLRSLMEVRGAEGITRIQECYGDVQGLCSRLRTSPVDGLGGHAEDIERRKEEFGQNLIPPKKPKTFLQLVWEALQDVTLIILEVAAIVSLGLSFYRPPDAERENCGNAAGGAEDEGEADTGWIEGAAILLSVVCVVLVTAFNDWSKEKQFRGLQSRIEQEQRFTVVRGGQVIQIPVSDIVVGDVAQIKYGDLLPADGVLIQGNDLKIDESSLTGESDHVKKTLDRDPMLLSGTHVMEGSGKMLVTAVGVNSQTGIIFTLLGASGDDDEDDEEEKAEKERKKKEKEEKKKEKEKKKKEEKEKKGKSQDGAAVEMQPLNSEDGEGGEKKKANPPKKEKSVLQGKLTKLAVQIGKAGLFMSGLTVIILISLFLMDTFWIQGLPWIKECTPVYIQFFVKFFIIGVTVLVVAVPEGLPLAVTISLAYSVKKMMKDNNLVRHLDACETMGNATAICSDKTGTLTMNRMTVVQAYLGDRHYRKVPEPDLIPTKILDLLTMGIGINCAYTTKIMPPEKEGGLPRQVGNKTECALLGFSLDLRRDYQTIRNQIPEEKLYKVYTFNSVRKSMSTVLKNADGSYSMFSKGASEILLKKCCRILVASGEAKVFKSRDRDDIVKTVIEPMASEGLRTICLAYRDFPPADGEPDWDNETDILTGLTCLCVVGIEDPVRLEVPDAIKKCQRAGITVRMVTGDNINTARAIASKCGILNPGEDFLCIEGKEFNRRIRNELGEIEQERIDKIWPKLRVLARSSPTDKHTLVKGIIDSTVLEQRQVVAVTGDGTNDGPALKKADVGFAMGIAGTDVAKEASDIILTDDNFSSIVKAVMWGRNVYDSISKFLQFQLTVNVVAVIVAFTGACITQDSPLKAVQMLWVNLIMDTLASLALATEPPTEALLLRKPYGRKKPLISRTMMKNILGHAVYQLTIIFTLLFAGERIFDIDSGRNAPLHAPPSEHYTIVFNVFVMMQLFNEINARKIHGERNVFDGIFNNPIFCSIVFGTFIIQIVIVQFGGKPFSCVSLTIDQWLWCVFLGVGCLLWGQLISSIPTSRLKFLKTAGHGTQQEEFPEEDQEEMEDMDEIDHGEMEMRRGQVLWCRGLNRIQTQIRVVNAFRDTMSPYEGLETPESRSSIHNFMSHPEFRIQDSEPQIPHIDDTEGEDEPPTKRNSAIPAPLPPLSTIPTSPNQNNNAVDRIFPLHKDSKTGTLPQNAAGLPPCPGSPLHSLETSL, encoded by the exons ATGGCCAACAACTCATTTCGTGGTTCGAAGCGAGGCCGGCATGCCGAGGCCAATCACGATGGAGATTTTAGCGTCTCGCTCAAAGATTTGCGCTCCCTCATGGAGGTCCGAGGAGCAGAGGGAATAACTAGAATTCAGGAATGCTATGGAGATGTCCAAGGACTATGTTCCAGGCTACGAACATCACCTGTGGATG gcttAGGAGGACACGCTGAGGACattgagagaagaaaagaagaatttGGACAAAACCTTATACCTCCCAAAAAGCCAAAAACCTTTCTCCAATTAGTGTGGGAAGCATTGCAAGATGTGACACTAATCATCCTTGAGGTGGCAGCCATTGTATCATTAGGCCTTTCTTTTTACAGACCTCCAGATGCCGAAAGAGAAA ATTGCGGGAATGCGGCGGGAGGAGCTGAGGACGAGGGCGAGGCGGATACGGGCTGGATCGAAGGTGCCGCCATCCTCCTGTCGGTGGTGTGCGTGGTGCTGGTGACGGCCTTCAACGATTGGTCGAAGGAGAAGCAGTTCCGAGGGCTGCAGAGTCGGATAGAGCAGGAGCAGAGGTTCACCGTGGTGCGCGGCGGACAGGTCATCCAGATCCCCGTGTCCGACATTGTGGTCGGAGACGTGGCTCAAATCAAATATG GTGATCTCCTTCCAGCGGATGGTGTTCTCATCCAGGGCAACGACTTAAAGATTGATGAGAGTTCTCTCACGGGCGAGTCGGATCATGTCAAAAAGACCTTGGACAGAGACCCAATGCTGCTGTCAG GCACTCATGTCATGGAAGGTTCCGGAAAAATGCTGGTCACAGCGGTGGGTGTGAACTCCCAGACGGGCATCATTTTCACCCTGCTCGGAGCCAGCGGAGACGATGACGAGGACGACGAAGAGGAGAAGGCTGAGAAGGAACGGaaaaagaaggagaaggaggaaaagaagaaagaaaaggagaagaaaaagaaagaggagaaggaaaagaaag GCAAGTCTCAGGATGGCGCGGCCGTGGAAATGCAGCCCCTTAACagtgaggatggagaaggaggggagaagaagaaggccaACCCACCAAAGAAGGAGAAGTCGGTCCTTCAGGGGAAACTAACCAAGCTTGCCGTGCAGATCGGCAAAGCAG GCCTGTTCATGTCGGGGCTCACAGTCATTATCCTGATCTCTCTGTTCCTGATGGACACCTTTTGGATCCAGGGCCTGCCGTGGATCAAGGAGTGCACTCCCGTCTACATCCAGTTCTTTGTCAAGTTCTTCATCATTGGCGTCACCGTGCTGGTGGTCGCTGTGCCTGAGGGGCTTCCCCTCGCCGTCACCATCTCGCTCGCCTACTCCGTCAAG AAAATGATGAAAGACAACAATCTAGTGAGGCACTTGGATGCCTGTGAGACCATGGGCAATGCCACCGCCATCTGCTCAGACAAGACGGGCACCTTGACCATGAACAGGATGACGGTGGTCCAGGCCTACCTCGGGGACAGACACTACAGGAAGGTTCCGGAGCCAGACCTCATACCAACCAAGATCCTGGACCTGCTCACCATGGGGATAGGGATCAACTGCGCTTACACCACCAAGATCATG CCTCCAGAGAAGGAGGGCGGTCTACCGCGCCAGGTGGGCAACAAGACCGAATGTGCCTTGCTGGGCTTCTCCCTGGACCTGCGCCGAGACTACCAGACCATCCGCAACCAGATCCCCGAGGAGAAGCTCTACAAAGTCTACACCTTCAACTCTGTCAGGAAGTCCATGAGCACCGTGCTGAAGAACGCAGACGGCAGCTACAGCATGTTCAGCAAAGGAGCATCCGAGATCCTGCTCAAGAA GTGCTGCAGGATCCTGGTCGCCAGTGGGGAGGCCAAGGTGTTCAAGTCCCGGGACAGAGATGATATAGTCAAGACGGTGATCGAGCCCATGGCCTCCGAGGGCCTCCGGACCATCTGCCTGGCCTACAGAGACTTCCCCCCGGCGGACGGAGAGCCCGACTGGGACAACGAGACTGACATCCTCACCGGCCTCACCTGCCTCTGTGTGGTGGGCATCGAGGACCCTGTCCGGCTTGAG GTCCCAGATGCCATTAAGAAGTGCCAGCGCGCTGGCATCACCGTGCGCATGGTTACCGGGGACAACATCAACACAGCTCGCGCCATCGCCTCCAAATGTGGCATTCTGAACCCGGGGGAGGACTTCCTGTGTATCGAGGGCAAAGAGTTCAACCGACGGATACGCAACGAACTGGGAGAG ATTGAGCAAGAGCGCATTGATAAGATTTGGCCCAAACTGCGTGTTCTAGCGAGATCATCCCCAACTGACAAACACACTCTAGTGAAAG GTATTATTGACAGCACTGTTCTAGAACAAAGACAAGTGGTAGCTGTGACAGGAGATGGAACTAATGACGGCCCTGCCTTGAAGAAAGCTGATGTTGGATTCGCTATG GGCATCGCTGGCACAGACGTGGCCAAGGAGGCCTCAGACATCATCCTGACGGACGACAACTTCTCCAGCATCGTGAAGGCTGTGATGTGGGGGAGGAACGTGTACGACAGCATCTCCAAGTTCCTGCAGTTCCAGCTCACCGTCAACGTGGTGGCCGTCATCGTGGCCTTCACTGGGGCCTGcatcacacag gactcTCCTCTGAAAGCCGTGCAGATGCTGTGGGTGAATCTGATCATGGACACCTTGgcctccctggccctggccaCCGAGCCCCCCACAGAGGCCCTGCTCCTGAGGAAGCCCTACGGCCGCAAGAAGCCCCTCATCTCCCGCACCATGATGAAGAACATCCTGGGCCACGCTGTCTACCAGCTCACCATCATCTTCACCCTGCTCTTCGCAG GTGAGCGGATTTTTGACATCGACAGCGGCCGGAACGCGCCCCTCCACGCTCCACCCTCGGAACACTACACCATCGTCTTCAACGTCTTTGTGATGATGCAGCTGTTTAACGAAATCAACGCCCGCAAGATCCACGGGGAGAGGAACGTGTTTGACGGCATCTTCAACAACCCCATCTTCTGCTCCATCGTGTTTGGAACATTTATCATTCAG ATTGTTATTGTGCAGTTTGGTGGAAAGCCCTTCAGCTGTGTGAGCCTGACCATTGACCAGTGGCTCTGGTGTGTTTTTCTGGGTGTTGGCTGTCTTCTATGGGGCCAG CTGATCTCCAGCATCCCCACCAGCCGCCTGAAGTTCCTGAAGACGGCCGGCCACGGCACGCAGCAGGAGGAGTTCCCCGAGGAGgatcaggaggagatggaggacatggatgaGATTGACCACGGCGagatggagatgaggaggggccaGGTGCTGTGGTGCCGGGGCCTCAACCGGATCCAGACCCAG ATTCGTGTGGTCAACGCCTTCCGTGACACCATGTCCCCCTACGAGGGCCTGGAGACCCCTGAATCACGCAGCTCCATCCACAACTTCATGAGCCACCCGGAGTTCCGGATACAGGACTCCGAGCCCCAGATCCCGCATATCGATGACACAGAGGGTGAGGACGAACCTCCCACTAAACGCAACTCCGCCATCCCTGCGCCTCTTCCCCCGCTCTCCACCATCCCGACCTCGCCCAACCAGAACAATAATGCAGTGGACCGGATCTTTCCGCTCCACAAAGACTCAAAGACTGGCACCCTGCCCCAGAATGCCGCTGGCTTGCCTCCGTGCCCCGGGAGCCCGCTGCACAGCCTGGAGACCTCTCTCTGA
- the atp2b1b gene encoding plasma membrane calcium-transporting ATPase 4 isoform X4, translated as MANNSFRGSKRGRHAEANHDGDFSVSLKDLRSLMEVRGAEGITRIQECYGDVQGLCSRLRTSPVDGLGGHAEDIERRKEEFGQNLIPPKKPKTFLQLVWEALQDVTLIILEVAAIVSLGLSFYRPPDAERENCGNAAGGAEDEGEADTGWIEGAAILLSVVCVVLVTAFNDWSKEKQFRGLQSRIEQEQRFTVVRGGQVIQIPVSDIVVGDVAQIKYGDLLPADGVLIQGNDLKIDESSLTGESDHVKKTLDRDPMLLSGTHVMEGSGKMLVTAVGVNSQTGIIFTLLGASGDDDEDDEEEKKEDKGKKGKSQDGAAVEMQPLNSEDGEGGEKKKANPPKKEKSVLQGKLTKLAVQIGKAGLFMSGLTVIILISLFLMDTFWIQGLPWIKECTPVYIQFFVKFFIIGVTVLVVAVPEGLPLAVTISLAYSVKKMMKDNNLVRHLDACETMGNATAICSDKTGTLTMNRMTVVQAYLGDRHYRKVPEPDLIPTKILDLLTMGIGINCAYTTKIMPPEKEGGLPRQVGNKTECALLGFSLDLRRDYQTIRNQIPEEKLYKVYTFNSVRKSMSTVLKNADGSYSMFSKGASEILLKKCCRILVASGEAKVFKSRDRDDIVKTVIEPMASEGLRTICLAYRDFPPADGEPDWDNETDILTGLTCLCVVGIEDPVRLEVPDAIKKCQRAGITVRMVTGDNINTARAIASKCGILNPGEDFLCIEGKEFNRRIRNELGEIEQERIDKIWPKLRVLARSSPTDKHTLVKGIIDSTVLEQRQVVAVTGDGTNDGPALKKADVGFAMGIAGTDVAKEASDIILTDDNFSSIVKAVMWGRNVYDSISKFLQFQLTVNVVAVIVAFTGACITQDSPLKAVQMLWVNLIMDTLASLALATEPPTEALLLRKPYGRKKPLISRTMMKNILGHAVYQLTIIFTLLFAGERIFDIDSGRNAPLHAPPSEHYTIVFNVFVMMQLFNEINARKIHGERNVFDGIFNNPIFCSIVFGTFIIQIVIVQFGGKPFSCVSLTIDQWLWCVFLGVGCLLWGQLISSIPTSRLKFLKTAGHGTQQEEFPEEDQEEMEDMDEIDHGEMEMRRGQVLWCRGLNRIQTQIRVVNAFRDTMSPYEGLETPESRSSIHNFMSHPEFRIQDSEPQIPHIDDTEGEDEPPTKRNSAIPAPLPPLSTIPTSPNQNNNAVDRIFPLHKDSKTGTLPQNAAGLPPCPGSPLHSLETSL; from the exons ATGGCCAACAACTCATTTCGTGGTTCGAAGCGAGGCCGGCATGCCGAGGCCAATCACGATGGAGATTTTAGCGTCTCGCTCAAAGATTTGCGCTCCCTCATGGAGGTCCGAGGAGCAGAGGGAATAACTAGAATTCAGGAATGCTATGGAGATGTCCAAGGACTATGTTCCAGGCTACGAACATCACCTGTGGATG gcttAGGAGGACACGCTGAGGACattgagagaagaaaagaagaatttGGACAAAACCTTATACCTCCCAAAAAGCCAAAAACCTTTCTCCAATTAGTGTGGGAAGCATTGCAAGATGTGACACTAATCATCCTTGAGGTGGCAGCCATTGTATCATTAGGCCTTTCTTTTTACAGACCTCCAGATGCCGAAAGAGAAA ATTGCGGGAATGCGGCGGGAGGAGCTGAGGACGAGGGCGAGGCGGATACGGGCTGGATCGAAGGTGCCGCCATCCTCCTGTCGGTGGTGTGCGTGGTGCTGGTGACGGCCTTCAACGATTGGTCGAAGGAGAAGCAGTTCCGAGGGCTGCAGAGTCGGATAGAGCAGGAGCAGAGGTTCACCGTGGTGCGCGGCGGACAGGTCATCCAGATCCCCGTGTCCGACATTGTGGTCGGAGACGTGGCTCAAATCAAATATG GTGATCTCCTTCCAGCGGATGGTGTTCTCATCCAGGGCAACGACTTAAAGATTGATGAGAGTTCTCTCACGGGCGAGTCGGATCATGTCAAAAAGACCTTGGACAGAGACCCAATGCTGCTGTCAG GCACTCATGTCATGGAAGGTTCCGGAAAAATGCTGGTCACAGCGGTGGGTGTGAACTCCCAGACGGGCATCATTTTCACCCTGCTCGGAGCCAGCGGAGACGATGACGAGGACGACGAAGAGGAGAAG AAAGAGGACAAAGGGAAGAAAG GCAAGTCTCAGGATGGCGCGGCCGTGGAAATGCAGCCCCTTAACagtgaggatggagaaggaggggagaagaagaaggccaACCCACCAAAGAAGGAGAAGTCGGTCCTTCAGGGGAAACTAACCAAGCTTGCCGTGCAGATCGGCAAAGCAG GCCTGTTCATGTCGGGGCTCACAGTCATTATCCTGATCTCTCTGTTCCTGATGGACACCTTTTGGATCCAGGGCCTGCCGTGGATCAAGGAGTGCACTCCCGTCTACATCCAGTTCTTTGTCAAGTTCTTCATCATTGGCGTCACCGTGCTGGTGGTCGCTGTGCCTGAGGGGCTTCCCCTCGCCGTCACCATCTCGCTCGCCTACTCCGTCAAG AAAATGATGAAAGACAACAATCTAGTGAGGCACTTGGATGCCTGTGAGACCATGGGCAATGCCACCGCCATCTGCTCAGACAAGACGGGCACCTTGACCATGAACAGGATGACGGTGGTCCAGGCCTACCTCGGGGACAGACACTACAGGAAGGTTCCGGAGCCAGACCTCATACCAACCAAGATCCTGGACCTGCTCACCATGGGGATAGGGATCAACTGCGCTTACACCACCAAGATCATG CCTCCAGAGAAGGAGGGCGGTCTACCGCGCCAGGTGGGCAACAAGACCGAATGTGCCTTGCTGGGCTTCTCCCTGGACCTGCGCCGAGACTACCAGACCATCCGCAACCAGATCCCCGAGGAGAAGCTCTACAAAGTCTACACCTTCAACTCTGTCAGGAAGTCCATGAGCACCGTGCTGAAGAACGCAGACGGCAGCTACAGCATGTTCAGCAAAGGAGCATCCGAGATCCTGCTCAAGAA GTGCTGCAGGATCCTGGTCGCCAGTGGGGAGGCCAAGGTGTTCAAGTCCCGGGACAGAGATGATATAGTCAAGACGGTGATCGAGCCCATGGCCTCCGAGGGCCTCCGGACCATCTGCCTGGCCTACAGAGACTTCCCCCCGGCGGACGGAGAGCCCGACTGGGACAACGAGACTGACATCCTCACCGGCCTCACCTGCCTCTGTGTGGTGGGCATCGAGGACCCTGTCCGGCTTGAG GTCCCAGATGCCATTAAGAAGTGCCAGCGCGCTGGCATCACCGTGCGCATGGTTACCGGGGACAACATCAACACAGCTCGCGCCATCGCCTCCAAATGTGGCATTCTGAACCCGGGGGAGGACTTCCTGTGTATCGAGGGCAAAGAGTTCAACCGACGGATACGCAACGAACTGGGAGAG ATTGAGCAAGAGCGCATTGATAAGATTTGGCCCAAACTGCGTGTTCTAGCGAGATCATCCCCAACTGACAAACACACTCTAGTGAAAG GTATTATTGACAGCACTGTTCTAGAACAAAGACAAGTGGTAGCTGTGACAGGAGATGGAACTAATGACGGCCCTGCCTTGAAGAAAGCTGATGTTGGATTCGCTATG GGCATCGCTGGCACAGACGTGGCCAAGGAGGCCTCAGACATCATCCTGACGGACGACAACTTCTCCAGCATCGTGAAGGCTGTGATGTGGGGGAGGAACGTGTACGACAGCATCTCCAAGTTCCTGCAGTTCCAGCTCACCGTCAACGTGGTGGCCGTCATCGTGGCCTTCACTGGGGCCTGcatcacacag gactcTCCTCTGAAAGCCGTGCAGATGCTGTGGGTGAATCTGATCATGGACACCTTGgcctccctggccctggccaCCGAGCCCCCCACAGAGGCCCTGCTCCTGAGGAAGCCCTACGGCCGCAAGAAGCCCCTCATCTCCCGCACCATGATGAAGAACATCCTGGGCCACGCTGTCTACCAGCTCACCATCATCTTCACCCTGCTCTTCGCAG GTGAGCGGATTTTTGACATCGACAGCGGCCGGAACGCGCCCCTCCACGCTCCACCCTCGGAACACTACACCATCGTCTTCAACGTCTTTGTGATGATGCAGCTGTTTAACGAAATCAACGCCCGCAAGATCCACGGGGAGAGGAACGTGTTTGACGGCATCTTCAACAACCCCATCTTCTGCTCCATCGTGTTTGGAACATTTATCATTCAG ATTGTTATTGTGCAGTTTGGTGGAAAGCCCTTCAGCTGTGTGAGCCTGACCATTGACCAGTGGCTCTGGTGTGTTTTTCTGGGTGTTGGCTGTCTTCTATGGGGCCAG CTGATCTCCAGCATCCCCACCAGCCGCCTGAAGTTCCTGAAGACGGCCGGCCACGGCACGCAGCAGGAGGAGTTCCCCGAGGAGgatcaggaggagatggaggacatggatgaGATTGACCACGGCGagatggagatgaggaggggccaGGTGCTGTGGTGCCGGGGCCTCAACCGGATCCAGACCCAG ATTCGTGTGGTCAACGCCTTCCGTGACACCATGTCCCCCTACGAGGGCCTGGAGACCCCTGAATCACGCAGCTCCATCCACAACTTCATGAGCCACCCGGAGTTCCGGATACAGGACTCCGAGCCCCAGATCCCGCATATCGATGACACAGAGGGTGAGGACGAACCTCCCACTAAACGCAACTCCGCCATCCCTGCGCCTCTTCCCCCGCTCTCCACCATCCCGACCTCGCCCAACCAGAACAATAATGCAGTGGACCGGATCTTTCCGCTCCACAAAGACTCAAAGACTGGCACCCTGCCCCAGAATGCCGCTGGCTTGCCTCCGTGCCCCGGGAGCCCGCTGCACAGCCTGGAGACCTCTCTCTGA